The segment GAAAAAAAGCGCCTTGATCCCGGATTTCATCAGGTTCGTCCTCTCTGATTTTAAATAATGTAAACCAACAAGATGGTTTAACACCTCATCCATTCCTAATGCGGCAACTGGACGACTCCGTAATAAATCACCAACAGCCCCAACAACATCCACAAAAGTTTCATCACATACCAGGGCAGAAAAACCAAAATGGCACATAGCGCAAACAACAACATACTTTCATCCAATGTCTGTCCGATATTCTCCCGAAACCCGTCATGTAATTTTTTATTGTAAAAGATGGCACTCATCGTACCCATGGTCACCCCAACTGCAATCATGATATACGGAAACATGATCCTTTCTCCTGTTGCCCTTTTTCCTACATTTAATCGGATCGCAAGGGCTGAAAGTTATCTACGGATGAACTCGAAAATCATTCGACCCATATAAATAATAGTACGAACCCAACGGATAAAATCACCATGATTCTAACAGCAGGTTCAGTTCACGGCGTTGTATCTGACTTGCTCCACTTCAATGTCAAAAGACCATCCGTTTTTTCAATATCAAAAACCGCCTCTTTTGGTGTAAAACCATCTGATTTGCTCACTTCAGCGAAATCGCCTTGGCCCCTGGGAAAGTCCATGTAATCAACTACTCGACCATCCTTTACAAACACAAGCAGATTAAAAGAGTCAGACATTTCAATTCCTGTCTTATACTCATGTAAGCCTATCCATTGGAAGCCTGGTACCGATTGGATAGACTCAATCGCGGTATAGGGGGGAAATACATACAAACGATCCCATTCAAAATTCGTAACGGTATCTATGTGAATCCTGGGATTGTCAGATGGATACGCTTCCTTCACTGCTTTCCCCAGCTGTTCCTCTAGGGACACAAAGGTGCAACCCCACAGGATTAGCAAAAGCAGCACTATCATTTTAGAAAAACGAATCATACCAGCTTCCCACCTTTTTCTAGCGCTTTTAGATTTTTAGTTTTTAAGACTATATCCGATGAAAAACAAGATCCCACCCATGATTAAAAGTAAGATAGAGCTAAAGTAATGGGAAAAGTAAGATTTTTCCGGTTCCGTTTTTACTTTTTCAATCAACAACCCAAATCCCAACATAAAAAGTCCCGCACCTGTTGCCGTAGTTAAAGCGCCTATCTCAGCTTGATCGATGAGAATATCCATCTGATTAGGATCACCCTTATCCCGTTATTAATCCGCCACCATTTCTGTACCGGATCCGTAGTCTTTCTAAGATGAATCAATCTCCTGGGATTCCTCCTATTGAAAAAATAACGCTACACCAACCTGAACAAAAAGTGGCTGTTGATAACCAACAGCCACTGATTTTTCTTCTTAAACCAACATATACCACCTGAATAAAGGCAATCAAATCTTTATTCCCATGATAGTAATTATTCCTAATAGAATGAGGAGAAAACCTAACCAAGCTAGATTCACATTACCAAAAAAACCAAACAGGAGCAGAGCTATGCCTCCCCATCTACTGCCACCATCTCTTCTATAATAAAGATACTCAGCCACCATGCACATCAAACCTGCTATCATCAAAAGAACACCCACAAAAGGGAGAGTCATTTGCATTCAACCTCTTAGAAAGAAATAACATGTCTCGTACACCAAAACATATCCCTTATCCATGACTACTCATTAGCATTAAAAAAGAAGGGAAGAAAGGTGGCTCCTTCCTACCTGCTTCTTTCTCAGGGAAAACGAATGAGATGATGCTTTTTTAGCCAACTAACAAATCGTCTGTAAACGTTATTCTCATCGACATCTTCTTTTTGTATCGTCACGATTTTATATCCGTAACTCCATTTTTCATCTTCACGGACCCAATCCGGTATTTTCAAGTGGTATCTATCAAAATCGAAAAACAAATCCCAATACCGATCCGCTGTTCGTTGAAAAGCGACGGCTTCTATATCATACCCCTTTTCATAGTAACCCACATGGTAGTGATGAGTGTCAAAGTAATCGGGTAACATGATGATCTACACCCTTCTGCTTTGGACGGTCAAGGATTTTCCGCATCATTGGCAGGTTCGTTGCCCTCAGTAGCCAGATTGCCGTCAGTCGTGACCTATCCTAGAAATCAGCGGTCTGGGCCTGGTAACGTCGTTTATTGATCTTTCAGAGTGAATGAAACAGCGAACGAATCTGTTCCCTGTTCACCCCGTTACAATCTCCCATTATGACAATCGAGACCTTTTCTTTTTTAAATATCGATTTTGCCAACTCCATGAGATCGTGCCTTGTGACTTTCTTATACAGCGACATTTCTCTTTCTATATCGTATCTTTCGTTATACAGAAGAAAACGGTGAGCGATTTCCCTATTTAATTCTTCTGTGTCATCCAGTAGAAAGAAGAGGTTTTCTGTATAAAAAGGAAGACTTTGCGTCAAGTCCGCTTCCTTTATATTGGTTTTTAGTCTTTTTAACACTTGTACGATCCAGTCAAAACAATGTTTCAGATGCTCTTTTTCAGCGGAGAATGTAATAAATAATGGGGATGCGTCTTCATAATATTCGATGTAGGATTCAATGTCCGTCGCGATTCCTCTTTCTTCCCTTAAATGAAGTTGCAAGCGAGACCCAATTCCCTCCCCTAATATACTGTTCAATAAGGTTAACGCTTGAGGCGAAACTTTCCTGGAATCGATATCAAAGGCCACACAAACTTCACTGAGATTCCAATTGCGATTCACTTTTCGTACTTCAGGCCCTTTTCTGTTCGGGAGAGGTGTTGGTTTTGCACACTCTTCAAAATCATAAGAGAAAGAAACCCCTTCTAATCGATCCTTGATGGAATGGAGATGTTCATCGGTAAAATTGCCTGTCATTACGAATACGAGATTATCTGGCTGCAAACACCTTTTTTTATGATTGATCAGATCTTGGATGGTAAGTGAAGAGACGGTTTTAGAAGTACCCATGATGGGACGACCCAATGGATGTCCTTTCCAAAGGAGTTGATCCATATAATAATCAAGGCTTTGGTCATACTCTCTTTGCAAAATTTGATCCAGCACAACCCCTCGTTCTTTTTCAAGATCCTCTTCCGTCCATTCAGCGTGATCCAAGATACGTACAAAGACATCCATTGCTTCGTTCACATACAAAGGCCGTATTTTAAGGGTAAAACAAAACAGGTCCTTGTAGGTTTTCCCTCTTAAGGAAGTGCCTAAGCTTTCTACAAATGCGTATAGCTCTTTTTGAGTCAGTTCCTTAAGTCTTCTGAAATGCATATGCTCCAGTAAGTGGGTTAACCCATCCTTCCCTTCTCTTTCATCTTTGGATCCGGCTTTGATATACAAACCCATACTAACTGAGTGAGTATGATGAAGCTGTTTGTGAAGCAAAGTCAATCCATTCGATATTTTTTCCACTTCCATGGATGATCATCCTTTGTTGTCCATTCTAAGTGATCAATTTATATGTAACTAAAGATCCTATTACAATAGAGAATACTAACATAAGGAAAATGAAAAACTTTTTCGCCCTTTTCTCTTCCAATCTTAAATCTTTGAATATAGAATCACTACTTACCAAAATTAAGTATAAAATAAATATTCCCTCAATCCGAGCATTGTTAATTAGTACTCATAGGTCACCACGACTTCCCCTGGCACTGTTATTTAGGTTTGTGATATCTCTCACTTTTAGGGATATAACAAACTTAGATCGTTCAGATTGAGAAGAGGGAGATTACTGTAACAACGAAAGTTGATAGATGATCTTAACTCCTTCGAATGAGAATATTAACCAGATGATTGTTATAACGATCATCATGGATAAAGCAATGAGCCAAGAATGTAACTCATTTACATTCATTTGAAAGTTTATCTAGATCCGCCTTTTTCAATCGTATAATAGGTTTTCCGTTTTCATTGGAAACAGAATACTGGATCTCGTGTTTTTGTAAACACTCCATTCTAGTTGAATTCTGTATCAACACTACTTGTTCGTCTTCTTCGGAAACATTCTCATATATAAAATAAGCCCCGCATAACAAAAGCATAGAAATAACAATAACTGCCACCGGTTTTTTCATATTTTGATACACCCTTTCAATTTCCCTTCCGACTTTTTTATCCCATTAAACACCAATTAGTCCATACTCTATGAATTTAATTTACCATCGAGTATTCATAAAAAGGTTAAAATTTAGGGGAAAAGCGGGCTGTAATACTCGTTTTTCCTAATCTTCATAACCATAACCGATTATACTCCCAACGTATTAAGGGAGTATAATCAGTATAAATTATTTAATGAGGTTACTTATTATCCAAACAATTTCGGAATATCAATTGTGTTCATGAATCTCCGAGTGGCTAATTTAGTTCCAAAGTAAGGAACTTTAGTATAAAGAGCAATATTCCATGAAAGCCTAACTCCTTTACCTTCAAGTTCCCCCTCGCTTCAAATATCCATCAGTGATCACGACCGAATGCTTCCCTGATTTCATTCACCGCATAGTCAATCGAAGACAGAACCGCCACCGTTTCTTCGGTTCGAGCCAACGACATAAGCTGATTAAGAACGAACCCCACATCCCTTTCGTCAATAATACCCGGAAGCGAATTTATAGTTGCACACCGAACCTGATAATTCGGGGAGTATAAAAAATCCAATATACGTTCTAAATACTCCACCTCTCCCAGGTGACATAGACCCAACATGATCCCTAAACGAACCTGTTCGCTTTTTTCCACATCCAGTCTTTTCTTCATTAGGGACTTCTGATGCTCTCCACCCAGAGTTCCAATAACTGCGGCGGCATAGCTCCTAACCAGTTCCTCTTTATCTGTCATGAGTAAGTTAGTTAACTTTTTAACTGCTGGTTTATAGGAAAGAGATTCAAGTGTTTCAATTGCATTGATCCGTACCAGTTCCTCTGGATCGTCCAAACAAGCGATCACCACTTCTCCTACATCTTCCCCGTCAAAATAACTCAGCCCATCAACCGCTGCTCCACGAACTTCTTCATCTTCATCCTTAACTGCCTGAATGAATACCTCTTTCACTTGAGGATATTTTCTAAAATTAACTAACTCCTCAATCACTGTGAGTCGAACGACAAAATGATCACTCTTTAATTTTGCTAAAATTATTTTTAACGATTCATTTGTTGGTGCTTTGGCAAGCATTTTATCTGGTCAATTTCCACTTGATTATCTCTCATACATTACCACCTCATGGGGTATGAAATCATCCATATCCTCATTTATTTTTTTCTTTTCTGTTTATTCCTCTGTGTTCTGGCCTTTTCCTCTTTTTGATATCGTGCTCTTTCTTTTTTTGATAAACTTTTATTTTTCGCCTGTCTAGATATCTCCTTATTGCTTAGATGGGCCAAGCCCGAATCTCTGACCCTTTGTTTCCCACCCTTAGCAAACTTCATTACTGTGCGACCTGCTCGGTAAATTCTATATGTTCTATAACCCCAGATCGCCCCTCGGACCACCCAAGGAACTACAAAATACCAATGACCATCAGGGTCAATTTTTATTACGGGGTTATTAAATACATACCCATATTTGTTTAGACCTAGCGGCTCATTGCTAAACCCTCCAAACCCATCCCTCGTCAAAAACCTTCCCGTATCCGGGTTGTAGTACCGGCTCTGCAAATAATACAATCCCGTCGCATCGTCATACCGGTACCCTGCATAGCGATACGGATTCTCCACCGTTCCCGTTTCCTTCAACAGGTTGCCGAAGGCATCGTATTCGTTTGTGGCGACGACGGCTCCGGTGGAGTCGGTGAGGGAGGTGACGTCTCCCCGGTAGTTGGTTTGGTAGTAGTAGGTGGTCTCCCCACGGGTCATACTGAGTAACTCATCGTTCGTCCCATAGGTGTAGCTAGAGACGATCTGGTTGTTTTGATCTGTCTCATGGGTGACAACCTTAAACTCCTCGTAACAGCAAAGAAACAATATAGACAATAAATAAAACAAAGGAAAGGATCAAATAAAATAAAACTTCACTAAATTTCCCAAACTGATATAAATGTATACAAGACAATGCAAAAAGGACTCACCCAATAAATCCAGTTATCAATTTCTGATGCACTAACAATAAAATTAATTATAATCATCCTACTTTCTTTTGTCTCCAAAGAAATAACACACCCTCCACCTAACAAATCCTGGAGAGTGTGCTTTATCAATTCAAAAGACTTTCTCACACATAAGTACAATAAAGCAAAAAGTTACATTCTACCCGATCCTGCTACATATTCTATAAACTTTAGGTACAACATATCATTGCCCGTTTCGAATCTTTTTCTCGTATATATATGGATCCTTTTTTGTCAACCTTGAATTGGATCCCATTATCGTCAAGGAGCTTAAGTATATATTCCCTTTTAGATTCATCTTCTATTGTATCATGATGTGCAAAAAGTTCATATGGTGAATTAGAATCGTTAAAAAATACAAAACTGGCGACCCCTCCAATGACAAATAGAACAATTATCAAAGATATGATTGATGTTTTTTTCAACAAACCCTACTCTCCTTTTTCCAAAAGCACTCCTATCAATTACCTTGGTAAACGATAGGAGTGCTCGTTTTTCGTTTACTTACTTACATTTAACTAGCTTATTATTAACTAATCTTTTTAATCTACCATTCTTCATTGCTTTGTATACCAAATTAGCCAACTTAGATTCAGAGGCTCGAGAATTTTTAATAGCAATTGAACGTCCAATCCTCTTATTATACAAATCCATTTTCTTATCTAGTTTATTACGATTACCACTTTGTTCATGTGCGTCACCCCAACGTTTAGCCCAATTGGATCCAACACGTTTGACCATTAATGCATTCCAATATGCATGTCGAAATGCATCACTACAATCGTCACGACCTGACCACCCAAAACGTTTTCTGGTTTCAGCGCGAGCTTTATTAGCTGCCGATCGAACTTTATTAGCTACCCATGGATTTCTTAAAAATAACTTTTTTTCCGCCCTGTTCAAGCTACTGTAATAATAACCGTCAATATCAACTCTCATTATGGGGTTGTTTGCAGTGTAAACATATTTGTTTAGACTTAGTGGTTCATCGGAATAACCATCAAACCCATCCCTCGTTAAAAACCTTCCCGTATCCGGGTTGTAGTACCGGCTCTGTAGATAATACAGCCCCGTTGCATCATCATACCGATATCCCGCATAGTGATACGGATTCTCTACCGTTCCCGTTTCCTTTAGCAGGTTGCCGAAGGCATCGTATTCGTATGTGGCGACGACTGCTCCGGTGGAGTCGGTGAGGGAGGTGACGTCTCCCCGGTAGTTGGTTTGGTAGTAGTAGGTGGTCTCCCCACGGGTCATACTGATTAACTCATCGTTTGCCCCATAGGTGTAGCTGGCGACGATCTGGTTGTTTTGATCTGTCTCATGGGTGACGTTTTTGTTTTCGTCGTAGTGGAAGGTGATCGTCTTGGTGCCGGTGGTCATCGTTTTGCGCATGCCATCGGCCCGATAGGTGAAGGAGGCTAAAGTTTTGTCCCCTTCTTTGACGGCGGTAAGGCGGTTTTCTGCATCGTAGGTGTAGATTCGTTTGCCGTCGCCGGTCAGGTTGCCGTTTTTGTCATGGGTGTAGGGTGTCCCATCCACCTGTGCTTAGCTAATCGGTATCATCGTAGGTGTTTTCCAGGATAACCTGCTGTACACAAGGTCACCGACACCGTGTAGTGAAGAAAGCTGACGTGGCCGGCGGTGATAATTCTTCCTAAACCGAGCTACTAGTACCCAAATTACAACAATTAATCTTAATAAAGATGGAAGATTTAAAGATTTGCCATATTGGTATGATAACCTCAGTCATCATTCTTCTCTTCTTTCCTGTTAATATGTTTGTTTACACACAGATACAATTCGACATATACCACGTTCCATAATTTGCTCGATTTCCCTTCGTAGCATGTCTCTTAACATTGATATCTTTATATCGCAACTTAGAAAGGCATGAAAAGGTGACCTCTCTTTCTATCACCTGCAAATTAACTAAGATAAATATACAATGCTATTAGATATGTACAAATATATACAACAGAACCAATTTTCCCAACAAAGGATAGACATCCTTTATCCTTTCTTAGAATGATCAAATAAAGAACAGATACAATAACTAAGATAATAAATAATGGAGAAACAGCAAGCTGTGAAAGAAGAGAATACATACTAGCCTCCTCAATTTCTAACTGTGTCATTTTTCAATCTCCCACCCTCATGTAAGTAGTAAAAAAGCAACTATAACCACGATAAACAACAAACAACTTATAAAAAACTCTATGATATGATTCAAGCGAGGTTCATTCCCATTTTTATATATATAATTAAACAACAAAAAAGTACCCACACCAAAAAAGCCCATAATACCTATGTTTAGATTCACCAACCTATCCATCAATGGATTCGTTATCCACCCTATAGCTAAAACCATAATGAAAAAATATAAGAAAACCCTTTCTAACTTGTCCATTTGATATTGCTCCTTATCATTCAGGCTATATATAAAATTTAATCAAAATTCTAGTCTGATTATAGAATTAGGGTTGATCAATAATCATAAACAGTCCAACCAGGAAACGTAAGACTTATGACAACATAAGCAAACTTTTTTTCATCGGATCACTACCTCTTAATAAAATCCTTCAATCTAAAGCGGGAACTGGCTTTAGATTTAAGAAATATCCAGCACTGTGTAGATTGGCTATATTTAAAGGGAATAATAGATTTAGCCCTTCAGACTAAGGGTAGAGTTTACCGTAACAAAATTGATAAAGTACCTCCTAAAGAGTGGTTCAAATCCATTTCATTTTCATTAATCGACTGAACTATCTAAAGCTACAAAGCAAATTTAACTCAAAAAAATGAAACCTAACGCAACTTTCTCCAATACCCCTCTTGATGGATCAAACAAAGCAAACAAGTAAGCTGTACAAAAACAACAATACATGAATGGATATCCCAATAATAATGGATAAAAATATAACTGAATGATATAGCATCATTTAATCACCTTTATAATGAAGAAGGCCATTTGTTTTTAACAAATAGCCTGCAAACTCTTTAGTAACCTCTTTTCAAAGATGATCAAGGCAATTTCTCTTCCTCTTCCTCCAAAGTCCGATCCAGATCCCGGATGAGTTCCTGGATCAGCTCATCCTGGCTCTTTTCTTTCTCCTCTTTCTTCTTTTTTGGAGTAGAGGGTGTAGTCGTTTCCTGATCATCGGAACCTTCCAGGTCAGGCAAATTAGGAAGACCCTTTAAGCGGGGATCTTCATAGGTAAAGGCGGCAAAGCGGATTCGGATGTTGGCCGGCTCTCCCTTTTCTCCGATATACTCCCATTCTGCCACGATCACTCTTCGCTCCAACTGATCCAACTCTTCCAACAGCTCCGGAACATCCTCATAGGAGCCTTGAACATACAGATCCACCCAAAAGGGTTGAATGCGGTGATCCTTGGGTAAAAGGGCTTGAATCTCTTTCAACCGTTTCTCAGCATCCCCTTCGGAGTCATGGATGTCGGCTTGTGATTCATTTTTTGCAGATTCCGACTGCTCTGCCTTGGCATCCAAGGACTCTTCCTGCTCTTGCTTCTCCTGATCTGCCTCCTCGTCTTCCTCCTCAAGATCGGAATCATCAGAGGAAGGGAGCATTTCCATGGGTTTCAGTTCCTTCCACTTCTCAGCGGAACGCATCTCTACCCATTCAGCACCAGCAGCCTTCACCGCTTTCTGCAATTGCAGCAACAACCGGGAGGCTTGGAAGTCCGTGGGCAGTTGACCCTGTAACTCCAGCAACTCCTCAGCCGTGGGTTCCGGGGGAAGTTGGTAATCCGGGTGCAACACATCCCCGTGTTGCTTCAGATACGCTTTCGCCTCTTCCGTTTCTTTGTGAAGGGACTCCAAATGGGTATGAAGGGGGTACAGGAAAGAGAGGAACAGGACAGACAGGAGAACGGATCCCCCCAGCCAAATCCACAACAAGGTTTTACCGGATTGATACCAACCTCTGGGACGTATTTTTTTATTCCAGTCCACGGTTTCTCCTCTCCTTTTCCTCAATGGGAGGCATACGAAAATGGAAATGGAAGCGGACCCGTTGTTCTCCTTCTTTCACCGTCTCCGTCCCTTTTCCTTCACACTGTGAACCGATGCAGTCCAGAAACACCTTGGTAATCTGGGGATTTTTACCCAATTTTCCTAAAAAGGCAGCGGCATCTTCCCCAGAAGAAAAGACCGCCTCTCCCCGGAAACGATTTCCCTCTACCTGTACCTCAGTCAGGGTTCCATCCCCTAAAAGGGCTTTATCGATGATATCCATGGCTTCGCTCCATGGGAGATTCTTATTTTCCAGACCCTTCACTGCCACCCGGTAATCCAGCTCCGAAGCGTATTTCTTCATAAAAGCTTCGTGGTCCCCTACCTGCTTTCGGGCAGTTCCCATCTGAGATTCCACCTCTTCATGGACCTGCTCCAGTTGTTCTGCCTGCTGGATCTGCTCGAGATATAGCCAAACAGCAAAGGTGGCAAAATGGGCCCACCATAATAGAATCACGATGATTCCCAAGGTAAAGAACCGTCGACCTGGTGGCTGTGGCGGCATCAAGTTCATGATACGCCCACCCCTTTAAGTGCTGCTCCCAATGGAACAGACAAAGAGGCCCCTAACCAGCGGGAGGAAGTCATTTGCAATTTCTCCGACATCAAGGTTTGGGGACCCGTTGCCACCTGGACGGAAGGAATACTTCCTTCCTGCATCCAGTATTGCAACCGATGCATATCGACTCCTTCTCCGGTCAAAATCCATCTCCGATTGGGTCGCCACGCTTCCACTGCCATCCAACTTGGATCGATTTCTTTCATTTTCCGGATCAAGGCATCCCGATACCCCTGTAGCTGATCATCCTCTGTCAGTACAGGAGTGAGGGGGTCAATGGAAGGCCGATCTGGTCTCCCCTTTAAAAAATCATCCATGGGGAGAGTCAAAAAAGTGCAACCCTGAAGGCCACCATACTGAAACAAGCTGACCTCCACTCCCTCCCGGGTCAGATGTAGGATCACCGATTTGTCCACAGGTGTTTCAG is part of the Kroppenstedtia pulmonis genome and harbors:
- a CDS encoding PilN domain-containing protein; protein product: MNLMPPQPPGRRFFTLGIIVILLWWAHFATFAVWLYLEQIQQAEQLEQVHEEVESQMGTARKQVGDHEAFMKKYASELDYRVAVKGLENKNLPWSEAMDIIDKALLGDGTLTEVQVEGNRFRGEAVFSSGEDAAAFLGKLGKNPQITKVFLDCIGSQCEGKGTETVKEGEQRVRFHFHFRMPPIEEKERRNRGLE
- a CDS encoding RHS repeat domain-containing protein is translated as MDGTPYTHDKNGNLTGDGKRIYTYDAENRLTAVKEGDKTLASFTYRADGMRKTMTTGTKTITFHYDENKNVTHETDQNNQIVASYTYGANDELISMTRGETTYYYQTNYRGDVTSLTDSTGAVVATYEYDAFGNLLKETGTVENPYHYAGYRYDDATGLYYLQSRYYNPDTGRFLTRDGFDGYSDEPLSLNKYVYTANNPIMRVDIDGYYYSSLNRAEKKLFLRNPWVANKVRSAANKARAETRKRFGWSGRDDCSDAFRHAYWNALMVKRVGSNWAKRWGDAHEQSGNRNKLDKKMDLYNKRIGRSIAIKNSRASESKLANLVYKAMKNGRLKRLVNNKLVKCK
- a CDS encoding HEAT repeat domain-containing protein, whose amino-acid sequence is MLAKAPTNESLKIILAKLKSDHFVVRLTVIEELVNFRKYPQVKEVFIQAVKDEDEEVRGAAVDGLSYFDGEDVGEVVIACLDDPEELVRINAIETLESLSYKPAVKKLTNLLMTDKEELVRSYAAAVIGTLGGEHQKSLMKKRLDVEKSEQVRLGIMLGLCHLGEVEYLERILDFLYSPNYQVRCATINSLPGIIDERDVGFVLNQLMSLARTEETVAVLSSIDYAVNEIREAFGRDH
- a CDS encoding DUF3986 family protein; its protein translation is MLPDYFDTHHYHVGYYEKGYDIEAVAFQRTADRYWDLFFDFDRYHLKIPDWVREDEKWSYGYKIVTIQKEDVDENNVYRRFVSWLKKHHLIRFP
- a CDS encoding RHS repeat-associated core domain-containing protein, whose protein sequence is MTRGETTYYYQTNYRGDVTSLTDSTGAVVATNEYDAFGNLLKETGTVENPYRYAGYRYDDATGLYYLQSRYYNPDTGRFLTRDGFGGFSNEPLGLNKYGYVFNNPVIKIDPDGHWYFVVPWVVRGAIWGYRTYRIYRAGRTVMKFAKGGKQRVRDSGLAHLSNKEISRQAKNKSLSKKERARYQKEEKARTQRNKQKRKK
- a CDS encoding M16 family metallopeptidase; the protein is MEVEKISNGLTLLHKQLHHTHSVSMGLYIKAGSKDEREGKDGLTHLLEHMHFRRLKELTQKELYAFVESLGTSLRGKTYKDLFCFTLKIRPLYVNEAMDVFVRILDHAEWTEEDLEKERGVVLDQILQREYDQSLDYYMDQLLWKGHPLGRPIMGTSKTVSSLTIQDLINHKKRCLQPDNLVFVMTGNFTDEHLHSIKDRLEGVSFSYDFEECAKPTPLPNRKGPEVRKVNRNWNLSEVCVAFDIDSRKVSPQALTLLNSILGEGIGSRLQLHLREERGIATDIESYIEYYEDASPLFITFSAEKEHLKHCFDWIVQVLKRLKTNIKEADLTQSLPFYTENLFFLLDDTEELNREIAHRFLLYNERYDIEREMSLYKKVTRHDLMELAKSIFKKEKVSIVIMGDCNGVNREQIRSLFHSL